In Aggregatibacter sp. 2125159857, one DNA window encodes the following:
- a CDS encoding amino acid ABC transporter ATP-binding protein, producing MPLLEIKNLVKYYGDTLALNDINLSVKKGEVVVILGPSGCGKSTLLRCINGLEEIKSGQLILQNEGALGKDLPWVKVRQHIGMVFQSYELFPHMSVIDNILLGPLKVQKRQRAQVEAQADMLLKRVGLFERKNAYPRELSGGQKQRIAIVRSLCMNPDIMLFDEVTAALDPEMVREVLDVILGLAKDGMTMLIVTHEMSFARQVANRIVFMDKGQIVEQASPSDFFTNPQTDRAKTFLNILNYEPRGVNYEQNI from the coding sequence ATGCCCTTATTAGAAATTAAAAATTTAGTGAAATATTACGGCGACACCCTCGCATTAAATGATATTAATTTATCCGTTAAAAAAGGCGAAGTGGTGGTGATTTTAGGCCCGTCAGGCTGTGGTAAAAGTACGCTCTTACGTTGCATTAACGGCTTAGAAGAGATAAAAAGCGGTCAATTAATTTTGCAAAATGAAGGCGCGTTGGGTAAAGACTTGCCTTGGGTGAAGGTTCGTCAACATATCGGCATGGTGTTCCAAAGCTATGAATTATTTCCGCATATGTCGGTCATTGACAATATTTTGCTTGGTCCGCTCAAAGTGCAGAAACGCCAACGTGCCCAGGTGGAAGCTCAAGCCGATATGTTGTTGAAGCGGGTTGGGCTGTTTGAGCGTAAAAATGCCTATCCGCGCGAGTTATCGGGTGGACAGAAACAACGCATAGCCATTGTGCGTTCTTTGTGTATGAATCCTGACATTATGCTGTTTGACGAAGTTACCGCCGCACTTGACCCAGAAATGGTGCGTGAAGTGTTGGATGTGATTTTAGGCTTAGCGAAAGACGGCATGACGATGCTTATCGTGACCCATGAAATGTCTTTTGCCCGCCAAGTGGCGAATCGCATTGTGTTTATGGATAAAGGACAAATCGTTGAACAGGCTTCGCCATCGGATTTCTTCACTAATCCGCAAACCGACCGTGCGAAAACCTTTCTTAACATTTTAAATTACGAACCAAGAGGAGTTAACTATGAACAAAACATTTAA
- a CDS encoding cysteine ABC transporter substrate-binding protein translates to MNKTFKKVTALFATALLAMGLTACNDKEGKTESAASSTIEQLKQAGKVRIGVFSDKLPFGYVDSQGKSQGFDVEIAKAITKDLLGDENKAEYVLVEAANRVEYLTSNKVDIILANFTVTPARAEVVDFAKPYMKVALGVVSKDGAVITDVNQLKGKTLLINKGTTADAYFTKNYPDIKLLKFEQNTETFEALRDGRGDALAHDNTLLFAWAKENSGFTVGVKNLGDQDFIAPAVRKGDTELLNWLNAEIEKLGKQGVLKQAYEKTLKPIYGDAITEADVVVEYK, encoded by the coding sequence ATGAACAAAACATTTAAAAAAGTGACCGCACTTTTCGCCACCGCATTATTGGCAATGGGCCTAACCGCTTGCAACGATAAAGAGGGCAAAACGGAATCGGCGGCTTCATCAACGATTGAGCAACTCAAACAAGCCGGCAAAGTGCGTATCGGCGTATTCAGTGACAAACTGCCATTCGGCTATGTGGACAGTCAAGGCAAAAGCCAAGGATTTGACGTGGAGATTGCCAAAGCTATCACCAAAGATTTATTGGGTGATGAAAATAAAGCGGAATATGTGTTAGTTGAAGCGGCCAACCGCGTGGAATATCTTACTTCCAATAAAGTGGATATTATTCTTGCTAATTTTACTGTCACCCCAGCGCGTGCAGAAGTAGTTGATTTTGCTAAACCTTACATGAAAGTGGCATTGGGAGTGGTCTCGAAAGATGGCGCAGTGATTACCGATGTAAATCAATTAAAAGGTAAAACCTTATTAATCAACAAAGGTACCACGGCAGACGCTTATTTCACTAAAAATTATCCTGATATCAAACTGTTGAAATTTGAGCAAAATACCGAAACCTTCGAAGCTTTACGTGACGGTCGTGGCGATGCGCTTGCTCATGACAACACATTATTGTTCGCGTGGGCGAAAGAAAATTCGGGCTTTACGGTAGGCGTAAAAAACTTAGGTGATCAAGATTTCATTGCGCCGGCAGTGAGAAAAGGGGATACCGAATTGTTGAACTGGTTAAATGCTGAAATTGAAAAACTAGGTAAACAAGGCGTGTTAAAGCAAGCCTACGAAAAAACTTTAAAGCCTATTTATGGCGATGCCATTACGGAAGCAGATGTCGTGGTTGAGTATAAATAA
- the cpdB gene encoding 2',3'-cyclic-nucleotide 2'-phosphodiesterase has protein sequence MMNRRRFIQIGATSVLALSCNRMAFAKSDNQVDLRIIGTTDIHSFLTDFDYYKDAPTEKFGFTRAASLIRQARAEVKNSVLVDNGDLIQGNPIADYQAAVGYKEGKSNPAVDCLNAMHYEVGTLGNHEFNYGLDYLADAIKQAKFPIVNANVVKVGTEEPYYTPYVIQEKTVVDNKGKSHKLKIGYIGFVPPQIMVWDKANLTGKVETRDIVKSAQKYVPEMKKKGADIIVALAHTGPSDEPYHEGAENSAFYLADVPHIDAVIFGHSHRLFPNKEFAKSPNADIAKGTVKGVPESMAGYWANNISVVDLVLSEHNGKWIVTDGKAVLRPIYDAENKKALAENDPEMTALLKETHEATRKFVAQPIGKATDNMYSYLALVQDDPTIQIVNQAQKAYVEKVAPSVPAMAGLPILSAGAPFKAGGRKNDPTGYTEVNKGELTFRNAADLYLYPNTLVVVKVSGEQLKEWLECSAGMFKQIDPASDKPQSLLDWEGFRTYNFDVIDGINYEYDLTQPPRYDGECKLINPDAHRVVNLTYQGKPVDPKAEFLIATNNYRAYGNKFPGTGDKHIVYAAPDENRQVLADYIKATSEKDGAVNPSADKNWRFVPIKGNDKLDVRFETSPSEQAAQFIKENAQYPMKQVGTDEVGFAVYQIDLTK, from the coding sequence ATGATGAACAGAAGACGTTTTATTCAAATTGGCGCGACCAGCGTGCTGGCGCTCAGTTGTAATCGCATGGCGTTCGCGAAAAGCGATAATCAAGTCGATTTACGCATTATCGGTACTACCGATATTCATAGTTTTTTGACGGATTTTGACTATTACAAAGACGCACCGACAGAGAAATTCGGTTTTACCCGTGCGGCAAGTTTGATTCGTCAAGCCCGTGCGGAAGTGAAAAACAGCGTGTTGGTGGATAACGGCGATTTAATTCAAGGCAACCCGATTGCCGATTATCAAGCGGCAGTAGGCTATAAAGAAGGCAAATCAAACCCGGCGGTGGATTGCTTGAATGCCATGCATTATGAAGTGGGAACATTGGGTAACCACGAGTTTAACTACGGTTTGGATTATTTGGCTGATGCCATCAAACAGGCGAAGTTCCCGATAGTAAACGCCAACGTAGTGAAAGTGGGAACAGAGGAGCCTTATTACACGCCTTATGTGATTCAGGAAAAAACAGTGGTGGACAATAAAGGCAAGTCACATAAGCTAAAAATCGGTTATATCGGTTTTGTGCCGCCGCAAATTATGGTGTGGGATAAAGCCAATTTAACGGGCAAAGTGGAAACCCGCGACATTGTAAAAAGTGCGCAAAAGTATGTACCGGAAATGAAGAAAAAAGGCGCGGATATTATCGTGGCGTTGGCGCATACCGGCCCATCCGACGAGCCGTATCATGAGGGCGCAGAAAACTCCGCGTTCTATCTTGCGGATGTGCCGCACATTGACGCGGTGATTTTCGGTCACTCCCACCGCTTGTTCCCGAATAAAGAATTTGCCAAATCACCAAATGCGGATATTGCCAAGGGCACCGTAAAAGGCGTGCCGGAAAGTATGGCGGGCTATTGGGCGAACAATATCAGTGTCGTAGATTTAGTGTTGAGCGAGCATAACGGCAAATGGATTGTGACCGATGGCAAAGCGGTATTGCGTCCGATTTATGATGCGGAAAACAAAAAGGCGTTGGCAGAAAATGACCCGGAAATGACCGCACTTTTAAAAGAAACCCATGAAGCGACCCGTAAATTCGTGGCACAGCCGATTGGTAAAGCGACCGACAATATGTATAGCTATTTGGCATTGGTGCAAGATGACCCAACTATTCAAATTGTTAACCAAGCGCAAAAAGCTTATGTAGAAAAAGTTGCCCCAAGCGTACCGGCAATGGCGGGTTTGCCGATTTTAAGTGCGGGCGCACCGTTTAAAGCGGGCGGACGTAAAAATGATCCGACAGGCTACACCGAAGTGAACAAAGGCGAGTTAACGTTCCGCAATGCGGCGGATTTGTATTTGTATCCGAATACCTTGGTCGTGGTGAAAGTCAGCGGCGAACAGCTGAAAGAATGGTTGGAATGCAGCGCGGGGATGTTTAAGCAAATCGATCCGGCGAGTGATAAACCACAATCGTTATTGGATTGGGAAGGCTTCCGCACCTATAACTTCGATGTGATCGACGGTATCAATTACGAATACGATTTAACTCAACCGCCACGTTATGACGGCGAGTGCAAGTTAATCAATCCAGATGCCCACCGCGTGGTGAATCTGACTTACCAAGGCAAACCGGTGGATCCGAAAGCGGAATTCTTAATCGCGACCAATAACTACCGTGCTTATGGTAATAAATTCCCGGGCACCGGCGACAAGCATATTGTTTACGCCGCGCCGGATGAAAACCGTCAAGTGTTGGCAGATTACATCAAAGCTACCAGTGAAAAAGACGGCGCAGTGAATCCAAGTGCCGACAAAAACTGGCGCTTCGTGCCGATTAAAGGCAACGATAAATTAGATGTCCGCTTTGAAACGTCACCAAGTGAACAGGCGGCACAATTTATTAAAGAAAACGCCCAATACCCAATGAAACAGGTGGGTACGGATGAAGTGGGCTTTGCGGTATATCAAATTGATTTGACGAAATAA
- a CDS encoding Nif3-like dinuclear metal center hexameric protein — MHNLALEKQLNQKLNSRLIADYCPNGLQVEGKSEIRNIITGVTASQALIDYAVAQNADALLVHHGYFWKNEDPCIRGMKGNRIRTLLTHGINLYAYHLPLDVHPELGNNAQLAALLGIENLQPLEQGATSIPIWGNLKHPLTGEQFAERIAQVLHRQPLICIENGPHFIHKIGLCTGGGQGYIDLAVQQGCDAFITGEVSEQTIHSAREQGIHFFAAGHHATERYGVKALGEWLAKEYGLDVEFKDIDNPA; from the coding sequence ATGCATAACCTTGCGCTCGAAAAACAACTGAATCAAAAATTAAATAGCCGATTGATTGCCGACTATTGCCCCAATGGACTTCAAGTTGAAGGCAAATCAGAAATTCGGAATATCATCACAGGAGTAACCGCCAGCCAAGCGTTGATTGACTATGCGGTAGCACAAAACGCCGATGCCTTGCTGGTGCATCACGGCTATTTTTGGAAAAACGAAGATCCTTGTATTCGTGGCATGAAAGGCAATCGGATTCGTACGTTGCTAACCCATGGAATCAATTTATATGCGTATCACTTGCCTTTGGATGTTCATCCTGAATTAGGTAACAATGCACAACTTGCAGCGTTATTAGGCATTGAAAATTTGCAACCGTTAGAACAAGGGGCAACCAGTATTCCTATATGGGGAAATTTAAAACATCCTTTAACAGGCGAACAATTTGCTGAGCGGATTGCACAAGTATTACATCGTCAGCCGTTAATTTGTATCGAAAACGGACCGCACTTTATTCATAAAATTGGGCTTTGTACCGGTGGCGGACAAGGTTATATCGATCTTGCCGTACAACAAGGCTGTGATGCTTTTATTACCGGTGAAGTGTCTGAACAAACCATCCATAGTGCAAGAGAACAGGGCATCCATTTTTTTGCGGCTGGTCATCATGCGACCGAGCGGTATGGGGTCAAAGCCTTGGGAGAATGGTTAGCGAAAGAATACGGATTGGATGTTGAATTTAAGGATATAGATAATCCAGCGTAA
- the ppiD gene encoding peptidylprolyl isomerase, with the protein MVMEKLHGASTSWASKFLFGFITVTFVISSMAGYLYTRVDNSAAKVNGEEISQHTFQNQYNAASRNLSPQDADSPAQITQLKTQILASLINQELLRQYANDLKLGVSDDRVKQEIVTTPSFQNNGKFDNTLYQQMLQSNGISAETYAGYVREALRLEQLQNALAATMFSVPVQQEALEKLFFQRRQVRFAKLSLLDEIEKQSVTGEEIQAYYEAHKAEFTLPEQVKVQYLDLSGANMEKNMNVTDVEIAQYYQDNKAQFTTQGQQHLAHIQVKTEQQAQDLYHQLQQGAVFEELAKNHSIDPTSSEKGGDLSWVSAGEFPAVFEEAANALEVGKYSQPIKVDGNYHIILVKERKPAKVLPLDEVKAEIAAQIRQNLMGNQFFSIEKRVADKAFEDASSLKAAADEAGVKVQETGYFSRKDVPSELNYPNVTSAIFDSDLSQGGSNSEPMSVGEQHSLVVRVLDHKPQSTRSLEDMKGEIAATLKHQKAEDIVLAQADKFVQDLTAGKAVDGLNFGEAQTWVFAETKDPVLGDVIFSMKKPADGSVTYKAAKNAEGGVVIVALDSVEDGKLTASEKKQFAAQLEQTDRISLQNSLLNALRAKAKIEINDAFINQEQ; encoded by the coding sequence ATGGTAATGGAAAAACTACACGGAGCTTCAACCAGCTGGGCTTCTAAGTTTCTTTTTGGTTTTATTACTGTCACATTTGTTATCAGTTCGATGGCAGGCTATCTTTATACCCGCGTTGATAATTCTGCGGCAAAAGTCAATGGAGAAGAGATTTCACAGCACACGTTTCAAAATCAATATAATGCTGCCTCCCGTAATTTAAGCCCGCAAGATGCCGATTCGCCGGCGCAAATCACTCAGCTCAAAACACAAATTTTAGCGTCTTTAATTAACCAAGAATTATTACGCCAATATGCGAATGATCTTAAATTAGGTGTCAGTGACGACCGTGTTAAACAAGAGATCGTGACGACACCGTCTTTCCAAAATAACGGAAAATTTGACAATACCCTCTATCAGCAAATGCTACAAAGTAATGGCATTTCCGCTGAAACCTATGCCGGCTATGTACGAGAAGCGCTGCGTTTAGAACAGCTTCAAAATGCGTTGGCAGCCACGATGTTCAGTGTTCCGGTGCAACAGGAAGCATTGGAAAAATTATTTTTCCAACGTCGTCAAGTGCGTTTTGCGAAGTTATCGCTTTTGGATGAAATTGAGAAACAAAGCGTAACCGGTGAGGAAATCCAAGCTTACTATGAGGCACATAAAGCGGAATTTACCCTTCCGGAACAGGTTAAGGTGCAATATCTTGATTTATCCGGTGCGAACATGGAAAAAAATATGAATGTGACTGATGTAGAAATTGCACAGTATTATCAAGATAATAAAGCGCAATTTACGACACAAGGTCAGCAACATTTAGCCCATATTCAAGTAAAAACTGAGCAACAAGCGCAGGATTTATATCATCAATTACAACAAGGGGCTGTCTTTGAGGAGTTAGCGAAAAATCACTCTATCGATCCAACCAGTTCAGAAAAGGGCGGTGATTTAAGTTGGGTAAGTGCGGGTGAATTTCCAGCCGTTTTTGAAGAGGCAGCAAATGCGTTAGAGGTTGGAAAATATAGCCAACCGATAAAAGTGGATGGCAATTACCATATTATTTTAGTGAAAGAACGCAAACCTGCGAAAGTGTTACCTTTAGACGAGGTGAAAGCCGAAATCGCTGCACAAATTCGTCAAAATTTAATGGGTAACCAATTCTTTTCTATTGAAAAACGCGTAGCGGATAAAGCTTTTGAAGATGCGTCTTCATTAAAAGCTGCTGCAGATGAGGCTGGCGTAAAAGTTCAGGAAACCGGCTATTTTTCTCGTAAGGATGTGCCGTCAGAATTAAATTATCCGAATGTCACGTCGGCAATTTTTGATTCTGATCTTTCTCAAGGCGGTAGCAATTCTGAGCCGATGAGTGTAGGCGAGCAACATTCTTTAGTGGTTAGAGTGCTTGATCATAAACCTCAGTCCACCCGATCCTTGGAGGATATGAAGGGCGAAATCGCAGCAACATTAAAACACCAAAAAGCTGAAGACATTGTGTTAGCACAGGCGGATAAGTTTGTACAAGATTTGACGGCTGGGAAAGCCGTAGATGGATTAAATTTTGGTGAAGCACAAACATGGGTTTTTGCCGAAACGAAAGATCCTGTCCTTGGAGACGTTATTTTCTCAATGAAAAAACCGGCTGATGGCAGCGTGACTTATAAGGCCGCTAAAAACGCAGAAGGTGGCGTAGTGATTGTGGCGTTGGATAGTGTCGAGGACGGTAAGTTAACTGCCTCAGAGAAAAAACAATTTGCAGCACAATTAGAACAAACCGACCGCATCAGTTTGCAAAATAGCTTATTAAATGCGCTACGTGCCAAAGCGAAAATTGAGATAAACGACGCATTTATTAACCAAGAGCAATAA
- the upp gene encoding uracil phosphoribosyltransferase has protein sequence MKLVEVKHPLVKHKLGLMRAAEINTKKFRELATEVGSLLTYEATSDLETEKVIIDGWCGPVEIDQIKGKKVTVVPILRAGLGMMDGVLEHVPSARISVVGMYRNEETLEPVPYFQKLASDLDERLAIVVDPMLATGGSMIATIDLLKQKGCKHIKVLVLVAAPEGLAALEKAHPDIELYTAAIDDHLNENGYIIPGLGDAGDKIFGTK, from the coding sequence ATGAAATTAGTCGAAGTCAAACATCCATTGGTGAAACACAAATTGGGTTTAATGCGTGCTGCAGAAATTAACACGAAAAAATTCCGTGAATTAGCCACCGAAGTCGGCAGCCTATTAACTTATGAAGCGACATCCGATTTAGAAACAGAAAAAGTCATTATTGACGGTTGGTGCGGTCCGGTTGAGATTGACCAAATCAAAGGTAAAAAAGTCACTGTCGTACCGATTTTGCGTGCCGGTCTGGGCATGATGGATGGGGTGTTAGAGCATGTTCCAAGTGCGCGTATCAGTGTTGTCGGAATGTACCGTAATGAAGAAACCCTTGAGCCGGTACCTTATTTCCAAAAATTAGCCAGCGATTTAGATGAACGTTTAGCTATCGTTGTTGACCCGATGTTAGCGACCGGTGGTTCTATGATTGCAACCATCGATTTGTTAAAACAAAAAGGGTGCAAACACATTAAAGTTTTAGTATTAGTTGCCGCCCCGGAAGGCCTTGCTGCATTAGAAAAAGCGCATCCGGACATTGAATTATACACCGCGGCAATTGATGATCACTTAAACGAAAACGGGTATATCATTCCGGGTTTAGGTGATGCAGGAGATAAAATTTTCGGTACGAAATAA